CACAGCAGGATTACAACTCATCTGCCCGATTTTGTTCATATCCATAGTAATTAGAAGAGTTTTAGAGCCCAAATTAGCTGCAGCAGTAGCTGCTTCACATCCCGCATGCCCTGCGCCAATTACTATCACGTCATATTTAAAATCCATATAAAGAATGATTTAGAGTGCAAAGTTAGTTAAGTTTCTGTTTTTCTGCAAAATATTAAAATTTGTTAGTGTTTTAATATAAAAATAAGCGATTAAAATGGGTTTTAATCGCTTGATAATAAGATTATTAGATTAAATTATACCTTATTTTTTTCTTTTACTATAAAAAGGTGATATATTTGTATACAACTCACCATAAAATTTGAAATCATCAGGGGCCATTCCCAACCTAATAGAATGCCATAGATAACAAAAAATGTGCTGGCAAAAAAGTTTATTGTTCTAATAGTTCTTAATTTTTTTGGAACAACGGAAATAATCAATAATATCATTGCCGAATATCCTACGATGTCTTTTAATTCCATTTTTATAATATTACGAGTAGATTTGTTATTATTTTATCATTGTAAGCAGCATCTTAAAACGTTTCACGGCGTAAACCGCGTGCGGATGATTTGCAGGCATTACTATACATTCTCCCTTGTTTAGTATATAAGGATTCCCGTCAATTTTGATTTCTGCTTCACCATCTAATATTTGTAT
The genomic region above belongs to uncultured Paludibacter sp. and contains:
- a CDS encoding Uroporphyrinogen decarboxylase, with amino-acid sequence MELKDIVGYSAMILLIISVVPKKLRTIRTINFFASTFFVIYGILLGWEWPLMISNFMVSCIQIYHLFIVKEKNKV